The region TTTAGAGCAGCAGCACGCCCAAGGGCGCCCTATCTATCTCGCTACGGCGGCCGACTCCGTGCTGGCCCACCGTATCGCGGAACATCTTGGCCTCTTCACCGGCGTTTTGGCCTCGGACGGCAACCTCAATCTGGCGGGACACAATAAGCTGGCGGCCTTCCGTCAGACCTTTGGAGGTAACTTCTGCTATATCGGGAATGCTCTTCCCGATCTTCCTCTGCTCGAAAACTGCCACTATCCCATGGTGGCGAACCCTACCCGCGGCCTGCGTGCCGCCCTGCAAAAAGCAAAGGTAACTCCCTCTCGCTCCTTCACTGAGAAGACCTCGCCCCTGAAGACCTGGTTTAAGGCTCTCCGGATCCATCAGTGGGCGAAGAACATCCTGTTATTTCTGCCACTTCTGCTTGCCCATGCCCTTAAACCTGCGCTTATTGCGGGCGCGGTATTGGCATTTCTGTCCTTTGGACTCTGTGCTTCGGCAACATATGTCGTTAATGATCTGCTGGATATCGAGGCGGACCGGCAACACCCGCGCAAACGCCGCCGGCCCTTTGCTTCGGGCGATCTCTCCGCGCTGACGGGAGTCGGGGCAATCGTCCTTTTCCTGATCGCATCCCTGGCAATTGCGCTTTCCGTTCCTCATGTCATCGCGCGCATCTCGCCGGAACTCGCACTCAGGAGGCCCTACCACTTTCTGGTGTGGCTCGGAATCTATGCCGTCACCACCCTGGCCTACTCTCTACGCCTCAAGCGTGCAGTCCTGGTAGATGTCATCGTGCTCTCCGGCCTCTACACCATACGGATCCTGGCCGGCTCTGCTGCCACCGGAATCGACGCCTCAGCCTGGCTCGGCAGCTTCAGCATCTTCTTCTTTCTTTCGCTCGCCTTCGTCAAACGCTTTGCCGAGCTTGAGAATCTGCGGGAGCGCGGAGGTGAGGTGGCCAAGGGCCGCGGCTACCATATCAGCGACATCGAGCAGCTCCGCAGCTTCGGTTCGGCGTCAGGCTATGTGTCGGTCGCTGTCCTCACCCTCTATATCTCCAACCTGGACGCCGCTCAACTCTACAGCCATACAAGGCGCCTCTGGCTTTTAATTCCCGTTCTACTGCTTTGGATCAGCCGTCTGTGGTTGCTGGCCTCCCGCGGCGAACTGAACGAAGACCCGGTCGTCTACGCCATCACTGACAAAAGGAGCCTCTTCCTGGGAGTGATTGTCCTGTTGATCGTGTTGTCCGCGTTATAGATTTTCAGGGAACAGGGAACAGGGAACAGGGAACAGGGAACAGGGAACAGGGAACAGGGAACAGGGAACAGGGAACAGGGAACAGGGAACAGGGAACAGGGAACAGGCATACTGAGCGAAAGGCGAAGGATCTGCGGTTCCAGCAGCGCGCGTTCCGGGGAACAGGAATAACGAAATCTGCCGTCATTCTGACCCTGAGCGAGCCGAAGGAGAAGAATCCCTGTATTTTGGGTTGGATTGTCACACCTCTCCGGTCGTAAATCACCGTGTCCTTCCGATTGGAGAAACCTGCATCCGTTGAATCCGGAAGCGACACGCCGGCATAGACACGAAAACCACCACAGCGCGCAGGCCCACACCCAGAGAACCATTTATCCTGTTAACTGAGCCATGACCGACACCATCCCTCAGCTGAACAGCTACGACGATGCCGCCCTCGAAACCGCCTTCACCACTCTTGCGGACGAAGTTCACCAACAGGGTGCGGAACTGACCAACGCCGAGGCGCAGGAAAACTTCCGGCTGCACTGGCTGGGCCGCAAGCAGGGACGTCTTAAGCTGATCTCCGATGCCTGGCTCAAATCCGCTCCTGTCGAGGCCCGCAAACCCCTGGGAATCCGATTTAACCAGCTCAAGCAGCAGATCGAAGCGGCTTTGGAAGCTCCTGTAGTGGCAGCCTCCAGCTCGGGAATGCAGGGAATCGACATCTCTCTCCCGGGTGCGGTCCGCAGGCCCGGCATCGCTCACCCTCTGCTCAGCACCATGCACGAGGTAGTTCGCGTCTTTCATCACCTCGGCTACTCGACCAATCTTGGCCCCCAGGTCGAAAGCGACTTCTACAACTTCGAGGCGCTCAACTTCCCGCCGAACCATCCCGCTCGCGACACCCAGGACACGCTGCAGATCGCCGGCCAGCAGGTGCGTCCTTCGCGTGACCGTCTGTTGATGCGCACCCACACCTCCCCCGTGCAGATCCGTACCATGATTGCGCAGGCTCCGCCCATCCGCATCGTCATTCCGGGCAAGGTGCACCGCAACGACGCCGCCGACGCCACCCATTCGCCCATCTTTCATCAGATCGAAGGCCTCTGCGTGGATACCAACATCACCTTCTCTGACCTGAAGGGAACGCTTGACCACGCCATGAAGGCGCTCTTCGGGTCCGCGGTAAAGACGCGCTTCTTCCCCAGCTTCTTTCCCTTCACCGAGCCGTCCGCCGACGTGCAGATCAGCTGCATCTTTTGCGGCGGTTCCGGTTGTCGCAAATGCAAACACTCCGGCTGGATCGAGCTTCTGGGCTGTGGCATGGTCGATCCCGCGGTCTTTGCTTCCGTCACCGAGGAGCGCCGCAAGATCGATCCCGCCGACGATGCCTACAACCCGGAGAAGATCTCCGGCTTCGCCTTCGGCATGGGGGTTGAACGTATCGCCATGATGCTCCACGGGGTCTCCGATATCGGGCAGTTCTACTCGGGCGATATGCGCTTCCTGGAACAGTTCGCCTGATGGAGGTGAGATGTGGTGCTGCGAGGCTCTTTGCGGTATCTGTTCTATGTGCTTCTGCTGATCTCGCCTTTTGCATCCGGTAAAACGGCCCCGGAACCATCCACGGGCATCTTCCAGGTTGACCTCTTCCATCAGGGCGACCTCGGTGTCCACACTTTCCGCATCCCTGCGCTCGTCCAGAGCAAACACGGTGTCCTGATCGCAGTCGCCGACGCGCGCTTTGAGAGTACGCGCGATCTCCCAGCAAAGATTGCGCTCGCCATGCGGCGCAGCTTTGACAATGGTGCTCACTGGACACCCATCCGCATCATCCTCCAACCCCAGGCCGGAGGCGTGGGTGACGCCTCGCTACTACTCGATCGCGAGACGGGCAGAATCTGGTGCTTTCACGGTTACGGTCCCCCGGGAATAGGCTTCCACACGGCGAAGCCCGGTAGCCCAACCGGCCCAGACACTCTGCAGCTGCACGCAATCTATAGCGACGACGATGGGGAGACATGGTCTGTTCCCCGTGATCTCACGCCGCAAGTTAAAGACCCGGCGTGGCAGGCCTTCTTCGCAACCTCGGGCACGGCCATCGAAACCAGCGCGGGCCGCTTTCTGCTCCCGATCGTTGTACGCGATGCCCAGGGGCAGATTCACTCCGCCAACATCTACAGCGACGATCACGGAAAGACCTGGCGCCGCGGAGAGTTCATCGGAACAGGAACAGACGAAAGCCACGCCGTCGAGCTGCCCGGAGGTGTAATCCTGCAGAACATGAGGACCGGCAGGGGAACTCGCGCCATCGCGCGATCCACAGATGGTGGCCGTACCTTCGGCGCCCTCACTCAGGACAGCATGCTCATTGATCCCGGCTGCAACGCCGGAATTACGCGCTATCGCAACCAGAAAACCGATGCTCTGATCTTCACCAACGCGGCGAGCCACAAGCGCGAGAATCTCACCGTCAGGGCTAGCTATGATGAGGGCCGCACCTGGCCCTCATCGCGTGTGCTCTATCCCGGCCCCGCAGCCTACTCGACCGTCATAGCCCTTCAGAACGGCGAGATCGCTGTTCTTTATGAGCGCGGAGCTGTCGATTCGATCGAGAAGATCACCTTCGCGCGCTTTCCCTTTGGCTGGATCGCCACGCGATAACGTGGTTACGCGTTGACATTCCGGTCCGATCTCTTGAGGAAGCCGAACAACAGCTGAATGACCGCCAGCGCGAGCGCTCCCAGAAAGGCGGCACTGAAGCTCGTGACCGCAAAACCGGGCACAAACTTGCTCGAGAACCACAGGATGATCGCGTTGATCACCAGGAAGAACAGCCCGAGCGTCAATATGCCCAGCGGTAATGTGATGAGCTTCAGAAGCAGGCCCAGAGTGGCATTAAAGAAGCCAATGATGACCACCGCAAACAAGGCTGAGAGAAATCCACTCACGTGAAATCCTTCAACCATGTGAGATACCAGGAGAAGTGCAACTGCGTTTAGAATCCAGTGCAATAACCAGCGCATACCGCCGTTTCCTTTCAGAAGAGATCGACTGAAGCCCTTCTTCTGTCCAGAGAATACGTTCCTGCAGCAGCGACCGCTATCGAAATCTGCCACCAGGGCTGGCCTGGCGCCCGGCTAAACTATCTGCATGGGGAAACACTTCAGCTCCATTGCGCCGGAACATCGCGAGTTCATCGAGCGGCAGCACATCTTTTTCAATGCCTCGGCCGCCAGCGAAGGTCGCGTCAATCTCTCTCCTCGAGATGTGGCATCGCTCCGCGTGCTCGATGCCAACGCCGTCGTCTATCTCGATCTCACCGGCAGCGGAAACGAAACCGCTGCGCATCTCATCGCCGATGGCCGCCTCACCCTGATGTTCTGCGCCTTCGAGGGCTCGCCGCTGGTTCTTCGCCTCTACGGACACGGCCGGGTTATCCCTCGCCATAGTGATGAATACAATGCTTTGCTCGCTGACTGCTACCAGAATAACGAGCCGCCTGGAGCCCGCCAGATCATCCATCTCGCCGTGGACTCAGTCCAGACCTCATGCGGGATGAACGTGCCGTTCTACGAATATGTTGGCGAACGCGATCAGCTCCTCCGCTGGGCTGCCGTCAAAGGCGAAGCTGCTCTCGAAGAGTACCGCATGCAAAAGAACACCCGCAGCATCGACGGCCTCCCCACCGGCCTCGAGCAGCCAGTATCCGTCCCGAAGTAGAACAGCAAAGACTCTCTCTCGATAAAGAAACTCTCCTCCCCGCCAAAAAAAAGATGCCCATCTTCGGGACATCTCATCGTCGCTAAGGTGGGTTCATTCGAGCGCAGCTCGAACCGCCTCGCAAAGGCACGGCTTCCAATGTGCCGAAAAGCCGGGCAGTAGCGGTTTCAGCCACTGCAACTGCCAACGCATCACTTCGCTCCATGATGGTCGTAGCTGATCACGCGAGTAATCCTCCACCTACCGTCCTTGAATTGCCACAGGTGAATGAATTCCGCCTCGCCCACGACTCCGTGATCCTGCTTCCACGGATGGGTAAAGCGGTGCACGCCCATCTCTACCGCGCCGTAATCCTTGATCGGATAAACCTTCAGCGTCCCGGGCACCAGCTCCCGCTGCACCTTGCCGCAGATGTTGTTCTTGATCGCATTCAGAAACACCTGCCGTCCCACCGCCAGGCCGGTCTTGTCGTGGTAAAACTCCAAATTCTCATCGACCAAACCCTTCATCCTCTCCAGGTCGCAGGTGTTATACGCATCGAATAACTGCCTATCCAGCAGCGTCACCGCGCGCGTTAACTCCGCATCTGTTTTGATCGCGTCAAGCGGAGGTGGGGTCTGCGCCCAGAGAGATACCGGGAAACTCGCAGCCAGCAGAATCAATGCCGCAGCAGAGAATCGACCCATAGAGCACACTCCTGACGGGTACAACACTTCTGAATTACGTGTGTTCCGCCCGGAAGGTTCAACTCCGGTAGCCGCCTATTTTCTCGAACCCTCAACCAGCTTCGGAACCTTCCGGCTATGCGTAGCCTGTTCATACGCGTACGCATACCCCAGCAGATCGCCATCCCTCCACTGCACGCCGGAGATCTCCAACCCAAACGGAAGCCCGTCAGCATAGAACCCTCCCGGCACCGAGACCGCCGGAACCCCCAGCCGGTTCACCCATCCCGTCTCGCTGTACGGCCCCGCCTTCGACGCTCCTGGAACCGTCTCGTCGTAGGTGGGTATCTGCAGCGCCGGATACACAAATCCATCCAGTCTCCACTTCTTCCGCGTCTCCTCATAGATCGCCAGCGCCTTGCGCTTCGGCTCCCAGTAGTTCGCATCCGCCTCAGGATCACTCTCCAACTTTTTCTGCGGCATCACATCATCGCCGGTCCGCGAGCCCCCAACCATGTACGCTGGAAACTTGTCTCCCGTCGCCTTCTCGTAGTCCGCCACGGAGTGATACTGCGGCGGTCCGAAGTCACGCAGAAAGTTATCCACGCCCTCCCTGCGATAAGGCCGCGTATTCACCGTCCTAACGAGCGCGAAAAAGCTCTCCGGCAGAATCTCCTTATCGATCACCACCGTCGCTCCCGCAGCCTTCAGTTGCTCCACCGCCTTCATGAAGGCGGCACGCGTCTCCGGAACCACAGCACCCGCATCCGGCGGAGCATCCGGACCCGTCCCGTAGACGCTCGGCGACCCATTCAGCACAAACCACGGCACTCCGAACCGCTTGCCCTTCAGCGCGTCCTTCTTCAGATACTGCGTGTACGGCCTCGCCTGCGCCTTCTTCGCCGCACCCTCGGTCCACTTGTCCAGCGGATCCTCCGCCTCCATCATATCCAGTGCAATCGCGGCGCTCGTCACGTCCCGAGCCAGCGGCCCGGTATTGTCCCGCAGCCAGTCCAGCGGATGAATCCCCGCAATGCTCGTTAGCCCGCGCGTCGGCATGAATCCCACCAGGCTGTTGTTCGCCGCCGGCTGCCGGATCGAGTTCGCCGTGTCCGTACCCGTCCCCACCACGGCAAGGTTCGCCGCCAGTCCCGTCGCCGTTCCACCCGAAGACCCTCCCGGCGAGTAGCGCACATCGTACGCATCCCCCGTGCGTCCGCCCGCTGTGCTGATGTTCGTGTCGCTCGCCGCAAAGTCCGGCATATTCGTCTGCCCAAGGATCACCGCCCCAGCCTCTTTCAGCCGCTTCACCACCACAGCGTCGCGCGGAGCCACCAGCTCCTCGCCCGGCTTCAGATAACCCTCCCATCCCGCACTCGTCACCAGGCCTTTGATGCTCGTGTTCGCCTTCACCAGAACAGGCACACCCCACAACTCGCCATGCTTCGTGCCCTTGGGCTCGGCATCTTCCTCCGCAGCCCGCTTCAAAGCACCGTCACGGTCCACATACAGAAGCGCCTTGTACGTGCCGTCATAGCGGGAAATGCGGTCCAGGTACCACTCCGTAACCTGCGTCACCGTGTACTTATGAGCGGCGTACAGCGATTCCAGCTTTGGGACGGAGACCTCCATCAGGTCGCGATCCATTGTCGGAGTCTGTGTCCACAGCGGCGCCGCACCCAGCCCAGCAGCAACAAAACACACCACGCCAAGCCACACGCCTTGCCTCATCCTCACCTCATTCCATCCAGGATGTACCGTTTCAGCACCACCCTATCAAACCGCCCTCCATCCACAGCGATCAGCCAACCCCGGCGCTCCAGCATTTAGACTGGAAACGGTCCATCATGAAAGTTCTAACCCGCTGGCTGCGCCACTACCTTCCTGCACTCACCGTCACCGATCGGCAACTCGCCGACGACCTCACCCTCCGCGGCATCGCCGTCGAAGGCGTCCATCCGCTGGGCGAAGGAAACGGCCACCTGTTTGAGATGGACATCACCACCAACCGCGTCGATGCCATGAACCACTACGGTATCGCCCGCGAGGCCGCGACCATCTACAACCTCCCGCTCGAGCCGCTGCACCCCAGGCTCCCCATCGGAACCCTGGTCGATGAGCCGTTCTCTGTGCGCATCGACCCATCCGCCAAGGGACTCTGCGGCCGCTTCACCGCGCAGGTTCTGCGCAACGTCTCCATCGCTCCCAGCACCGGCCAGGTCGCCGAGTTCTTCACCCTTCTCGGCCAGAAGCAGATCTCGAACGCCGTCGATGCCTCGAACTTCGTGCTGCTCGGCATGGGCCACCCCACGCACGCCTTCGACCTCGACAAGATCGAGGGCGCGATCGTCGTCCGTCTCGCCCACAAAGGCGAGAAGCTGCGCCTGCTCGACGGCACCGAGCGCACCCTCGAACCCGATGATCTCGTAGTCGCCGACGAAAAGAAGGCACTCGCCCTCGCCGGAGTCATGGGCGGATGGGACTCCATGATCACCCCCGAGACGAAGAACATCCTCGTCGAGGCGGCATGGTTCGATCCCGCCACCGTCCGCCGCAGCTCCCGCCGCCACCTCCTGCACACCGACGCCAGCCACCGCTTCGAGCGCGGAGCGGACTTCAACGCTGCCCCCCTCGCCAACGCCCTCGTCTCCCAGCTCATCCTGCAGGCAGGAGGCTCCATCGAGGGCGAGCTCGTCGACATCGTCGATCCCGAGATCGCCCAGTGCACCGCCAGCCGCGCACCCATCGAGCTCTCCGTCGCCCAGGTGCAGCGCCACCTCGGCACCACCCTCGACCCGCAGGGCATCACCAGCGAGATTGTCTCCCGCTTCCTCACCTCGCTCGGCTGCGAGCTCGTCCTGCACGGCATCGACCTCTACCAGGTCAAGCTGCCCTCCTGGCGCCTCGACCTCGAGCGCGAAATCGACCTCGTCGAAGAGATCGCCCGCGTCTACGGCTACAACCGCTTCGCCAATACCCTGCCCACCGCGCTGCCAGTCACCGACTCTCCGTGGGCGACAGCGCAGATCGCCGTTCGTCGGCGCCTGCTCGAACTCGGCTTCAGCGAAGCCGTCTCCAGCACCTTCGCCAGCCGTCAGGACGCCGACCTCTTCTACGGCAACGCCGCAGGCAAATGCAGAACCGTGGAGATGGAAAACCCTCTCTCAGAAGAAGCATCCCTGCTGCGTCCCTCGCTCGTGCCCGGCATGGCGACCATGCTGGCCCACAACCTCAATCGCGATGTCCGCGAGGCGCGGCTCTTTGAGCAGGGCGAGGTCTTCACCGGAACCTCAGCCCCAGACGCCGGCTTCATCACCGAAGTCCACGAGGCCCCGCAGCTCTCGCTCGGCATCACTACCGCCGCAGCCCCGGAGAGCCGCCTCTACCCGGCAGCCGACGCTCCCATCTTCGAGCTCAAGGGAGCCATCGAATCCCTCGTCTCCATCTTCGCGCCTCCCGGCGGTCAGCAAGCCCTTACCTTCACCACCACTGGCACTCCTGCATGGCTCGAACCCGGCCGCTCCGCAGTCGCTCTGCTCGACAACCAGCCCCTCGCCAGCTTTGGCGAGCTAGTCGCCTCCGAGCGCGACAAGCGGAAGCTCCGCCAGCCTGTCTACCTGGCTCAGCTTGACCTCAGGCTGCTCTACGACCTCCCGCTGCGCCGCGCCACCTCACACGACCTCTCCCGCTACCAGGCGGTAGAGCGCGACTTCTCCTTCGTCCTCCCCGACTCGGTCCAGTTCCACACCATCGCCGCATCGATCGACGCCCTCGCCATCCCCGAGCTGCAGAGCCGCCGACCGGTCGAGATCTGGCGAGACGCCAAGAAGCACCCCGGCGTCTACTCGCTTCTTCTCCGCACCGTCTTCCAGTCGCACGACCGCACGCTACGCGACGAAGAGATGACGACCTGGTCCACCCGCATCATCGAGGCCATCACCGCCGCCGGAGGGACCCTCCGCGGTTAGTCGCGTTGCACTGTCCGCCGTAACCGACACAACGGTCATTCTGACCGAAGTGAACAATCCCTCTATTTCTAGTCCTAGTTAGAGATCAGGTTAGATTGGTTTGATAGACCTGCGTATAGGATCGCTAGGGATCGAATTTGCCGGTATCGGCGTCTATGAGGACTGATTGAGAATTGCAGCGAAGGCCTCCGCCGATACGAAGTCGCTATATCGATCAATTCTTGCGTGGCAAGATTTCGATGCGGACAGGCAACGAACGGGCCGTCGCGTAGTGTTCGCCGAAGGTGTATTCGGAACCAAGTCCTTGAATCACTGGGTCGCCGTTTTTGGCTTTAAGCACTGGCGGTGACCACACAGCAGAAACATAATAAGTGCCAGGCCCAGTGATGACCGCCTTTCCTTCCGAGGCCGTGTATCCCATCTTGGTGCTCGTGAGACTTGCGGACTTGCGGTGTCGCTTTCCTAGCTCAACGGAAAATGGTCCAAAGCCATGGATATTGCAACCCATATCCACGAAATCGGTAGTGCCCAGAACACGATGGGACGCATCCTGTATCTCCACCTGCGGCTGAGGATCTCCGCACTCTCCGACTGCGAGCTTTTTACTTGCGGAGAAGTTTTCCCAACGAAGGTGCAGTGGGATTGTCTCGCCAAAGGTAAAGGTTGTTCTGTCGACGGAAAGGCCAACACCGATCCCTGCGATCTGGGTTCCCCAGTTCTGCGGCAGCGTATCCGGATCGAGGACATCGAAGTGTACGTCTGCTGTGACAAGCGTCGGCTCATGCGTGCTGACGTTTTCAGCACGCCACGCGATGTGACGAAGACCCTCCAGGTTCGGTTGGGGAACGACGTGAATAGGTGCGTTGAGGGACGCTGGCAACGTGACCGTCGTCGTATTGCGTTTCCCTTGGGTATCGCAAACTCGCATGTAGCCGTTGAGGTTCGCAGGTAATTTATCGGAATACCCCGAAATGAAGACACTGGGCTCATCCGACCGGTTGCGAACAAGGGCCCCATAGCCATCGGGAAGAATGGCCTCAAAGCGGGTGGAGCCAGAACCTTCGCTATACACCGCATAGAGTTCGGGGCAACGTCCAGTAGGACCGACCAAATTGTGCGAAGACCTCAATTCAAGCGTGAGCTGAGTGAACTCGTCCGCATATATCGGCGTGGGCGGGAGGCCTACCTCCAGCACAGTTTCCGCGCTGGAAGTAGGCCGATTCCTCGCGTCCGCGTCTGGTTCGTAACCGGAGATTTGCATAGTAGAGCAGACATTCGGTCTCCAGTGCATGTCCTCAAAGAGGAAAAGTGCGCGCCCATCCCATTCGGTGCCGATGGTCGCCCAATCGAACTTCTGGCAGGTGTCACCTACGGAAGACCACGAATATGTCACCCGAGCATTGCCATAGCCGGTAAGAATGAAGTTGTTGTTGCGCTGAATAGCCTCAGGGTCGGGATGACCGTCCGGAGTACAAAGCCAGCAAGTCTTAATGAGACTTCCGTGCCTATCAACAGCGAAGCTGGGAGCCAGTTCGCCTCGAAGTTTGCAAGGCTGCGGTGTCGTATTGTGAAGACGAACGCCGATCGTTTGGTGCTCTCTTGGAGCCTCGGCGAAAGCGAATGTAGCGTCAACATCGACAGGTTTGCATAGAGGCGCGGTGTTCGCCGCGGGCGTTTGCCCGCGCATGCTAGGTAAAATACAGACGAAGAAAAGCAAGGCATATAGTGCATAGGCGTGCATCTGACGAACCTCGATAAGGCCATGAGACGTATTTGAGATTACATCAAAGGTGCTTGAGTAACGTGAAGTCGGCTTAGCGGAAGTTATATCTGAGTAGACCATCGAATAAACCTCTCCGGCTGCCCCGTTCAGGTATTGGCTTGACGCTGTGCCGAATGCCCCTTCCGCAACGGGTGTCATCCTGAGCGAAGCCCGCAGGGCGCAGTCGAAGGATCTGCGGTTCGCTCCTCTCTACCGCCCAAAAGTCCTTGCATCCAGAGCGAGAGAAAGTTCCTGCGGCCCAATCAGAACGAACCACGACTCCGATACACTTGCTCCGGAGAGAAACCAATGAACCGAAGAGAACTTCTGGCTTCCGTCACAGCACTGGCAGGCTCAGCCCTGGTACCGGAAGCAGTCGCGCAATCTGGACAGCAGATCACCCATGTGGACACAAAGACCGGCGGCCCAGACCTTAAGAGCAGCGTCGTAAAGGCCGACAGTCTTCACGCCGAGGGAGCCGCGCCCGGCGCCAAAGCCTACGTCCACTTCAATGGGCCGACCAAGCAGCTTTCCGCGCTTGCCTCCGGCCTCGTCACCCTGGAGCCGGGAGCGCAGCCGCATCCTCCGCATCGCCATCCCGAGGAAGAGATCATGATCGTGGGTGAGGGCACTGGAGAGTTCTTCATCAACGGTGTCGCCACGCCTGTGAAGGTCGGCGACATGGTCTTCGCGGAATCCAACGAGCTGCACGGCGTTCGCAACACCGGCCAGACCCGCATGACCTTCTACTTCGTCAAGATGATGGGCAAGAGCATTTCCTGATCATTTCAGGCTAGGGGTGCTCCGAAAAGAAGCCAGCCGCCCTTGCGCCATTTACCCTAGGGTTATGTTGTTCAAAGAACCGAATCAGACCAGATCAGCCGAGACCCTAAGAGAGGGTTACGTCTCGTTTGGTCACTCAACCGTCACCCTGAAGCTGGCATCGGGCGAATCAGTTGAGATCGACAAAGGCGTCCTCGACCTCATCACGTTGATGAACAGTATCCCCGGTATCGTGACTCGGGGTTCCTGCCAGGGCGAAGATCCAAACTACGGCTACGTCCAGTTCGCCCCGGACGAGACCGAAGGGAAGGCCCACGCCTCCATCTATCTCCTCTATCACATGATGAGGAACATGCATGCCGCATGGGTCAAGCATCAGCACGCGATGTGGCAGCATGAGCAATCGACCGGCTCAGAACATCCGGATGCCTACCGGTTTAAGTTCACCACCGAGCTTGGCAACGGGTACGTCATGAAATGGTCGCCATACACCTATCCTGCAGTCCTGGCGGCTGCACGAGAAGCCGCCCAGGAACTCCGGCAAAGCCTGTAGGGCCGGTAGCCCGGCCCCCGGACGATTCGCTTTTACTTCTTCGGCACCGAGATAGTGATGTTGCGGTAACGGATCACACCGTGGTGATCGCCCTGCAGATAGAACGGTCCCGGCTCAGCCTCATTGCTGTCGAGAGCGCCGCCGGTCGGCCCCGGAAGCTCTACGTTGTCGTGGTACATCTTGCCATCGCGCAGCACCGTCACATGCCTGCCGACCAGCGTGACGTCGTAGCTCGTCCACTTGCCAAGGTCATTCTTGGCGCCCGCCGGCGGCGGATACCAGCTGTAGATCGCGCCCATCTCATGCGACGGCAGCTTGCCGCCCTCGGTGCCCACCTGCAGCTCATATCGCCCGCGCAGATAGATGCCGCTGTTACCACCCTCGGGGCAGTTCACCTCAATGTGCAGCTTGAAGTCCTGAAACTTCTCGGTCGTCTTGATGTTGGCGGCCCCGTGGTTCTTCTGACCGGGAACCTCGGGATTGTCATTCACCAGCTCGCCATCGCGAGCCACCCATTTGTTGTTCTCGACGTTGCCGATCGGCTCCCAGCCCTTCAGATCCTTGCCGTCGAAGAGAGCCCGAGGCTTGGTCCACTCCTTCGGCATTGGCCGGTCGAGTAAAGGCGCCTTTACACCGGCCAGCGTCGGCCCATCGGTGTCGCCATGTTTCTCCACTCCAGTCAGCTTGCCCGAGCCGGGCTCCGTCAGCACCCAGGTGACCTCCGACCCCGACCGCTCCGGCCCGAGATCCACAACCAGCTTGCCCGCCTCGACGCTAGCCCCGGTGATCGCGTGCCACGCACCGCCCCTCGGCTGGACTTTGCCTTCAATCTTTCCGGCGCTCTCGGTCAACTCCATCCACTGCGGGTAG is a window of Edaphobacter sp. 12200R-103 DNA encoding:
- a CDS encoding UbiA family prenyltransferase, which gives rise to MTQSISGLDPVVMPALCVDLDGTLVKSDTLVDSTLALARYRPELLWKIPGWLVQGKAALKRHITSSVSLDVEHLPYNRELLQYLEQQHAQGRPIYLATAADSVLAHRIAEHLGLFTGVLASDGNLNLAGHNKLAAFRQTFGGNFCYIGNALPDLPLLENCHYPMVANPTRGLRAALQKAKVTPSRSFTEKTSPLKTWFKALRIHQWAKNILLFLPLLLAHALKPALIAGAVLAFLSFGLCASATYVVNDLLDIEADRQHPRKRRRPFASGDLSALTGVGAIVLFLIASLAIALSVPHVIARISPELALRRPYHFLVWLGIYAVTTLAYSLRLKRAVLVDVIVLSGLYTIRILAGSAATGIDASAWLGSFSIFFFLSLAFVKRFAELENLRERGGEVAKGRGYHISDIEQLRSFGSASGYVSVAVLTLYISNLDAAQLYSHTRRLWLLIPVLLLWISRLWLLASRGELNEDPVVYAITDKRSLFLGVIVLLIVLSAL
- the pheS gene encoding phenylalanine--tRNA ligase subunit alpha; the protein is MTDTIPQLNSYDDAALETAFTTLADEVHQQGAELTNAEAQENFRLHWLGRKQGRLKLISDAWLKSAPVEARKPLGIRFNQLKQQIEAALEAPVVAASSSGMQGIDISLPGAVRRPGIAHPLLSTMHEVVRVFHHLGYSTNLGPQVESDFYNFEALNFPPNHPARDTQDTLQIAGQQVRPSRDRLLMRTHTSPVQIRTMIAQAPPIRIVIPGKVHRNDAADATHSPIFHQIEGLCVDTNITFSDLKGTLDHAMKALFGSAVKTRFFPSFFPFTEPSADVQISCIFCGGSGCRKCKHSGWIELLGCGMVDPAVFASVTEERRKIDPADDAYNPEKISGFAFGMGVERIAMMLHGVSDIGQFYSGDMRFLEQFA
- a CDS encoding exo-alpha-sialidase gives rise to the protein MVLRGSLRYLFYVLLLISPFASGKTAPEPSTGIFQVDLFHQGDLGVHTFRIPALVQSKHGVLIAVADARFESTRDLPAKIALAMRRSFDNGAHWTPIRIILQPQAGGVGDASLLLDRETGRIWCFHGYGPPGIGFHTAKPGSPTGPDTLQLHAIYSDDDGETWSVPRDLTPQVKDPAWQAFFATSGTAIETSAGRFLLPIVVRDAQGQIHSANIYSDDHGKTWRRGEFIGTGTDESHAVELPGGVILQNMRTGRGTRAIARSTDGGRTFGALTQDSMLIDPGCNAGITRYRNQKTDALIFTNAASHKRENLTVRASYDEGRTWPSSRVLYPGPAAYSTVIALQNGEIAVLYERGAVDSIEKITFARFPFGWIATR
- a CDS encoding phage holin family protein is translated as MRWLLHWILNAVALLLVSHMVEGFHVSGFLSALFAVVIIGFFNATLGLLLKLITLPLGILTLGLFFLVINAIILWFSSKFVPGFAVTSFSAAFLGALALAVIQLLFGFLKRSDRNVNA
- a CDS encoding pyridoxamine 5'-phosphate oxidase family protein, with the protein product MGKHFSSIAPEHREFIERQHIFFNASAASEGRVNLSPRDVASLRVLDANAVVYLDLTGSGNETAAHLIADGRLTLMFCAFEGSPLVLRLYGHGRVIPRHSDEYNALLADCYQNNEPPGARQIIHLAVDSVQTSCGMNVPFYEYVGERDQLLRWAAVKGEAALEEYRMQKNTRSIDGLPTGLEQPVSVPK
- a CDS encoding nuclear transport factor 2 family protein; translated protein: MGRFSAAALILLAASFPVSLWAQTPPPLDAIKTDAELTRAVTLLDRQLFDAYNTCDLERMKGLVDENLEFYHDKTGLAVGRQVFLNAIKNNICGKVQRELVPGTLKVYPIKDYGAVEMGVHRFTHPWKQDHGVVGEAEFIHLWQFKDGRWRITRVISYDHHGAK